In one Denitratisoma sp. genomic region, the following are encoded:
- the pilB gene encoding type IV-A pilus assembly ATPase PilB, producing MAASLQTTLSGLARALVQQGRLKEAEAEAFAAQGAGTGGGFVNQVVSSGRLNAKDVATFAAETFGYPLLDLNAFEESHFPPGAIDRKLMQNHQVIPLTKRGNRIAVALADPTNLRALDEIRFQTGLAVDPVVVEASKLAPIVLRLSETAETKLNELAGDDLDLELADETEEAASAESGSVEVDDAPVVRFIQKILLDAINEGASDIHFEPYEKYYRIRFRTDGVLREIAQPPLVIKEKIASRIKVISRLDISEKRVPQDGRMKLVLSKTRAIDFRVSTLPTLHGEKIVMRILDPSSAMLGIDALGYEPEQREALMAAIDRPYGMILVTGPTGSGKTVSLYTCLNLLNKPGINISTAEDPCEINLPGINQVNVNDKAGLNFAVALKAFLRQDPDIIMVGEIRDLETAEIAIKAAQTGHLVLSTLHTNDAPTTLERMKNMGIAPFNIASSVIMITAQRLARRLCSCKKPVSIPMEALIQAGFHEHEIDGSWQLYGPNGCDKCKGSGYKGRVGIYQVMPVSEEIQRIIMTNGNSMDIAEQAQQEGIKDLRQSGLLKVKQGLTSLEEVLATTNE from the coding sequence ATGGCTGCTTCTCTCCAGACAACCCTTAGCGGCTTGGCGCGTGCGCTGGTACAGCAAGGTCGCCTCAAAGAGGCGGAAGCGGAGGCTTTTGCTGCGCAAGGGGCCGGGACTGGGGGGGGGTTTGTCAATCAGGTTGTTTCCAGCGGACGCTTGAACGCCAAGGACGTCGCCACCTTCGCTGCCGAAACGTTCGGTTATCCCTTGCTGGACCTGAACGCGTTCGAGGAGAGTCACTTCCCCCCGGGCGCCATTGACCGCAAGTTGATGCAGAACCACCAGGTCATTCCCCTGACCAAGCGTGGCAACCGTATTGCCGTCGCATTGGCTGACCCGACCAATCTGCGTGCCCTGGACGAAATCCGCTTCCAGACAGGCTTGGCTGTCGACCCAGTGGTGGTTGAGGCAAGCAAACTGGCGCCTATCGTTCTACGCTTGTCTGAGACCGCGGAAACCAAGCTCAATGAACTGGCAGGCGACGACCTGGACCTTGAGCTTGCCGATGAAACCGAAGAGGCGGCCAGCGCCGAATCCGGCTCAGTTGAGGTCGATGATGCCCCCGTTGTCCGGTTTATTCAAAAAATATTGCTCGATGCGATCAATGAAGGGGCATCCGACATTCACTTCGAGCCCTATGAAAAGTATTACAGGATCCGCTTCCGCACTGACGGCGTCCTGCGCGAAATCGCCCAACCTCCCTTGGTCATCAAAGAAAAGATCGCCTCACGCATCAAGGTGATTTCCAGGCTGGATATTTCAGAGAAGCGCGTCCCTCAGGATGGCCGCATGAAATTGGTGCTGTCAAAAACACGGGCGATTGATTTTCGCGTCAGCACCCTGCCGACCCTACATGGCGAAAAAATCGTCATGCGCATTCTGGATCCATCCAGCGCCATGCTCGGCATCGACGCCCTGGGATACGAGCCGGAGCAGCGTGAGGCACTGATGGCAGCCATCGATCGCCCCTACGGCATGATCCTCGTGACCGGGCCGACCGGCAGCGGCAAGACTGTCTCGCTCTATACCTGCCTCAACCTTCTGAACAAGCCGGGCATCAATATCTCCACCGCCGAGGACCCCTGCGAAATCAATTTGCCAGGCATTAATCAGGTCAACGTCAATGACAAGGCGGGGTTGAATTTCGCCGTTGCGCTGAAAGCATTTCTGCGTCAGGACCCGGACATCATCATGGTCGGTGAAATCCGCGACCTGGAAACCGCCGAGATAGCCATCAAGGCGGCCCAGACCGGTCACCTGGTGCTGTCTACACTGCATACCAACGATGCGCCGACGACCCTTGAACGCATGAAAAACATGGGGATTGCGCCGTTCAACATCGCTTCGAGCGTCATCATGATCACGGCTCAACGCCTCGCGCGCCGCCTGTGTTCCTGCAAGAAACCCGTTTCCATCCCGATGGAGGCCCTGATCCAAGCCGGCTTCCATGAACACGAGATAGATGGCAGTTGGCAACTGTACGGACCAAACGGCTGCGACAAATGCAAGGGCAGTGGTTACAAGGGACGCGTGGGCATTTATCAGGTTATGCCTGTCTCGGAAGAGATTCAGCGCATCATCATGACCAATGGCAATTCGATGGACATCGCTGAGCAGGCACAACAGGAAGGCATCAAGGATCTGCGGCAGTCAGGACTGCTCAAGGTCAAGCAGGGGCTAACCTCGCTTGAGGAAGTCCTCGCGACGACGAACGAATAG
- the ccsA gene encoding cytochrome c biogenesis protein CcsA, with protein sequence MQGILPHLLPASLYAFLGFHFWRTRWALDAPNMPQGIRPWERLALAVAILLHGYLLYGELFGGGIMRFGFSAALSLMLWLAILIYWVESFHARLEGLQPLALPLAGICTLLPVLFPGQHLLSNVTSAMFRVHFFIAMVAYSLFTLAALHAIIMAVAERRLHRGELTRRLASLPPLLTMESLLFRLITIAFVLLTLTLASGIAFSETLFGKALEFNHKTVFSVLSWLIFAALLIGRYAWGWRGRKALRWTLAGFAALLFAYIGSRFVLEVLLGRTG encoded by the coding sequence ATGCAAGGGATTTTACCGCATCTGCTTCCGGCCTCGCTGTACGCCTTTCTGGGTTTCCATTTCTGGCGCACACGCTGGGCTCTGGACGCCCCCAATATGCCGCAGGGGATACGCCCCTGGGAAAGGCTGGCGCTGGCTGTTGCCATTTTGCTGCACGGCTACCTTCTTTACGGAGAGCTCTTCGGGGGGGGGATCATGCGATTCGGCTTTTCGGCAGCACTCTCTCTAATGTTGTGGCTCGCCATACTTATCTACTGGGTGGAAAGCTTTCATGCCCGCCTGGAGGGCTTGCAGCCCCTGGCATTGCCCTTGGCCGGCATTTGCACGCTGCTGCCCGTCCTTTTTCCAGGCCAGCATTTGCTGTCCAACGTCACCTCGGCGATGTTCCGTGTGCACTTCTTCATTGCCATGGTGGCCTATAGCCTGTTCACCCTGGCTGCGCTCCACGCCATTATCATGGCAGTGGCGGAGCGGCGCCTTCATCGGGGCGAGTTAACGCGACGGCTGGCCAGCCTGCCGCCTCTGCTAACGATGGAATCCTTGCTGTTTCGGCTTATCACCATCGCCTTCGTCCTGCTCACGCTCACCCTGGCCTCAGGTATCGCATTCTCCGAAACATTGTTTGGCAAGGCGCTGGAGTTCAACCACAAGACGGTCTTCTCAGTCCTGTCCTGGCTGATCTTTGCTGCGCTGCTGATAGGACGGTATGCCTGGGGCTGGCGAGGACGCAAGGCATTACGATGGACCTTGGCAGGTTTTGCCGCCCTGCTCTTTGCCTATATTGGCAGCCGATTCGTCCTGGAAGTCCTGCTCGGACGGACTGGCTGA
- the ffh gene encoding signal recognition particle protein produces MLDNLTQRLSRVVKTLRGQARLTEDNIADALREVRMALLEADVALPVVKDLVARIKEKAIGQEVVGSLTPGQALVGVVHRELTDLMGGIHSGLNLAVQPPAVILMAGLQGAGKTTTTGKLGKLLRERMKKKVLAVSADVYRPAAIQQLKLVAEQAGIDFFPTQTSDKPTTIAASALDFARKHYYDVVLFDTAGRLAIDEAMMREVAELHSALQPVETLFVVDAMLGQDAVNTARAFNEALPLTGVILTKLDGDARGGAALSVRHVTGKPLKFAGVGEKLTGLEEFHPERMASRILGMGDVLGLIEEAQRGVDQEKAKEFAQKLKTGKGFDLNDFKEQIGQMRKMGGLSGLLDKLPAQFAQAAQQAGSQVEDKAVRRIEGIINSMTPQERAKPELIKASRKRRIANGAGVQVQEVNRLLNQFEQTQKMMKQFSKGGLQKMMRGMKGMLPGMR; encoded by the coding sequence ATGCTGGACAATCTGACACAACGCCTCTCTCGCGTCGTCAAAACGCTGCGCGGCCAGGCGCGCCTGACGGAAGACAACATCGCGGACGCCTTGCGCGAAGTGAGGATGGCCTTGCTGGAGGCCGATGTCGCATTGCCGGTGGTGAAAGACCTCGTCGCCCGCATCAAAGAGAAGGCGATCGGCCAGGAGGTGGTTGGCAGCCTTACTCCCGGCCAGGCTCTGGTCGGCGTGGTGCACCGTGAACTGACCGATTTGATGGGCGGCATCCACAGCGGCCTCAACCTGGCCGTGCAGCCCCCTGCGGTCATCCTCATGGCCGGCTTGCAAGGTGCCGGCAAGACCACGACGACGGGCAAGCTGGGCAAGCTCCTCCGCGAGCGCATGAAGAAGAAGGTGCTTGCGGTCAGCGCCGACGTGTACCGCCCGGCGGCGATACAGCAGTTGAAACTTGTCGCCGAACAGGCCGGCATCGATTTCTTTCCCACGCAGACAAGCGACAAGCCAACAACCATTGCTGCATCCGCTCTCGATTTCGCCAGGAAGCACTACTACGACGTGGTGCTGTTCGATACCGCCGGCCGGCTTGCCATTGATGAAGCCATGATGCGAGAAGTGGCGGAACTGCATTCGGCATTGCAGCCCGTCGAGACGCTCTTTGTGGTGGATGCCATGCTTGGCCAGGATGCGGTGAATACTGCGCGTGCCTTCAACGAGGCCCTGCCGCTCACCGGGGTGATTCTGACCAAGCTCGATGGCGATGCACGCGGCGGCGCGGCGCTTTCCGTGCGCCATGTCACCGGCAAGCCGCTCAAGTTCGCCGGCGTCGGCGAGAAACTCACTGGCCTTGAAGAATTCCACCCGGAACGCATGGCGTCGCGCATTCTCGGCATGGGTGACGTGCTGGGGCTCATCGAGGAGGCGCAGCGCGGTGTCGATCAGGAAAAGGCAAAAGAATTCGCGCAGAAACTGAAGACCGGCAAGGGATTCGACCTGAATGACTTCAAGGAGCAGATAGGCCAGATGCGCAAGATGGGCGGCTTGTCCGGCCTGCTCGACAAGCTGCCGGCCCAGTTTGCCCAGGCGGCGCAGCAGGCCGGCTCCCAAGTCGAGGACAAGGCCGTCCGCCGCATCGAGGGAATTATCAATTCAATGACGCCACAGGAGCGGGCCAAACCGGAACTGATCAAGGCCTCGCGCAAGCGGCGTATTGCCAATGGTGCCGGCGTGCAGGTGCAGGAGGTCAACAGGCTGCTCAACCAGTTCGAGCAGACGCAGAAGATGATGAAGCAGTTCTCGAAGGGCGGGCTGCAAAAAATGATGCGCGGCATGAAGGGAATGCTGCCGGGAATGCGCTGA
- a CDS encoding lytic transglycosylase domain-containing protein, whose protein sequence is MKQGFLFSLLLVAASSACAGAQKYEPLAASIQAALHAAVSDRKPPTSSFGNPMEAVNWLEEMSGRLVKRMPNQEHRLEFLRAVHYEAKRAGLDPQLVLGLIQVESGFKKYAVSSAGARGYMQVMPFWVKLIGGRNDNLFHLRMNLRYGCTILKHYLDIEKGDLFRALGRYNGSLGRPEYPNAVRAAWERHWHYTPRATPKP, encoded by the coding sequence GTGAAACAGGGCTTTCTTTTCTCGTTGCTGCTGGTTGCCGCCAGCTCTGCCTGCGCCGGCGCGCAAAAGTATGAGCCGTTGGCCGCCAGTATCCAAGCCGCACTGCATGCAGCGGTTTCGGATCGCAAACCGCCCACCAGTTCGTTTGGCAACCCCATGGAAGCAGTCAATTGGCTGGAGGAAATGTCAGGGCGCCTCGTCAAGCGCATGCCAAACCAGGAGCACCGGCTGGAGTTCTTGCGTGCAGTGCACTACGAGGCGAAGCGTGCCGGACTGGATCCGCAATTGGTTCTCGGATTAATCCAGGTCGAAAGCGGTTTCAAGAAGTATGCGGTTTCCTCAGCCGGAGCCCGCGGCTACATGCAGGTCATGCCTTTCTGGGTGAAACTGATCGGCGGCAGAAACGACAACCTATTCCATCTGCGCATGAATCTGCGCTATGGCTGCACCATCCTCAAACACTACCTGGATATCGAAAAGGGCGATCTGTTCCGCGCACTGGGGCGCTACAATGGAAGCTTGGGGCGACCGGAGTATCCGAACGCAGTACGCGCTGCCTGGGAAAGGCACTGGCACTACACACCCAGAGCCACCCCCAAACCTTGA
- a CDS encoding proline--tRNA ligase produces MRATQFFLATLKEAPSDAEIVSHKLMLRAGLIKRLAGGIYTWMPLGLRILRKVENIIREEMDRAGAIELLMPAVVPAELWQETGRWELYGPELLRFKDRHQRDFVIGPTHEEVITDVARREIKSYRQLPLHLYQIQNKFRDEIRPRFGVMRGREFLMKDGYSFHASYEDLQREYQNMHDTYTRIFTRLGLSFRAVAADTGSIGGTGSHEFHVLADSGEDAIAFCPDSDYAANVELAEGLAPPSPREGHTEQMKKVATPGKIRCEDVAALLKLPLTKTVKAIAVMHDEQFFLLLIRGDHTLNEIKAGKLPFLNPFRFASDEEVERYLGCRPGYIGPVGIGKDITVIADRTVTQMSDFVCGANEAGFHLMGVNWGRDLREPDYVFDIRNVVEGDPSPDGKGRLSICRGIEVGHIFQLRTKYSEAMKATFLDESGQPRVMEMGCYGIGVTRIVGAAIEQNHDERGIIFPRAIAPFDLAIAPVGYRKSQSVQDAANGLYDELVSAGLDVLVDDRDERPGVMFADLELIGVPHRITIGERGLKEGMVEYQDRRDTAAVKVPLAEIGSFVRERLGV; encoded by the coding sequence ATGCGCGCCACGCAATTTTTCCTTGCCACACTGAAGGAGGCTCCCTCCGACGCTGAGATCGTCAGTCATAAACTCATGTTGCGTGCGGGCCTGATCAAGCGACTGGCAGGAGGCATCTATACCTGGATGCCGCTCGGCCTGCGCATTCTGCGCAAGGTGGAAAACATCATCCGCGAAGAAATGGATCGCGCCGGCGCCATCGAACTGCTCATGCCGGCGGTCGTTCCGGCTGAGTTGTGGCAGGAAACCGGTCGCTGGGAGTTGTACGGTCCCGAGCTGCTGCGTTTCAAGGATCGGCACCAGCGCGATTTCGTCATCGGCCCGACGCACGAGGAGGTTATTACCGACGTCGCAAGGCGCGAGATCAAGAGCTACCGTCAGCTTCCATTGCATCTATATCAGATACAGAACAAGTTCCGTGACGAAATCCGGCCCCGTTTTGGCGTCATGCGCGGCCGCGAGTTTCTCATGAAGGATGGCTACTCGTTTCATGCTAGCTACGAGGACTTGCAGCGCGAGTACCAAAACATGCACGACACCTATACGCGCATCTTCACTCGTCTTGGCCTGAGTTTCCGGGCAGTTGCAGCCGACACCGGTTCCATCGGCGGCACCGGCTCACACGAGTTCCATGTTCTCGCCGATTCAGGTGAGGACGCCATCGCCTTTTGCCCGGATTCGGATTACGCCGCCAACGTCGAACTGGCGGAGGGTCTCGCGCCGCCGTCCCCGCGCGAAGGCCATACCGAGCAAATGAAGAAGGTCGCCACGCCCGGCAAGATCCGTTGCGAGGACGTAGCGGCGCTGCTCAAGCTCCCTCTGACGAAAACCGTCAAGGCCATTGCCGTCATGCATGACGAGCAATTCTTCCTCCTGCTCATTCGTGGCGACCACACGCTCAACGAAATCAAGGCAGGCAAATTGCCCTTCCTCAATCCCTTCCGTTTTGCCAGCGACGAGGAAGTCGAGCGGTATTTAGGGTGCCGCCCGGGCTACATCGGCCCGGTTGGCATCGGGAAAGACATCACTGTCATTGCCGACCGGACCGTGACCCAGATGAGCGACTTCGTCTGCGGCGCCAATGAGGCGGGCTTCCATTTGATGGGGGTGAATTGGGGACGCGATCTGCGCGAGCCCGACTACGTGTTCGATATCCGCAACGTCGTCGAAGGGGACCCCAGCCCGGACGGTAAAGGCCGGCTATCGATCTGCCGCGGCATCGAAGTGGGACATATCTTCCAGCTGCGCACCAAGTATTCCGAGGCGATGAAAGCGACATTCCTCGACGAGTCAGGCCAGCCGCGCGTCATGGAGATGGGCTGCTATGGGATCGGCGTCACGCGCATCGTCGGAGCCGCCATCGAACAAAACCACGACGAACGGGGCATCATCTTTCCGCGAGCCATCGCCCCTTTCGACCTCGCAATTGCCCCGGTCGGCTACCGGAAAAGTCAGTCCGTACAGGACGCCGCCAATGGCCTGTATGACGAACTCGTCTCCGCCGGTCTTGATGTGCTAGTGGATGACCGGGACGAGCGTCCGGGCGTGATGTTTGCCGACTTGGAACTCATCGGCGTGCCTCATCGCATCACCATCGGCGAACGAGGCCTCAAGGAAGGAATGGTCGAATACCAGGACCGTCGTGATACTGCGGCGGTCAAGGTGCCCCTGGCTGAGATCGGCAGTTTCGTGCGCGAACGCCTCGGCGTGTGA
- a CDS encoding RNA pyrophosphohydrolase, which produces MLDREGYRPNVGIILVNSRNEVFWGKRIREHSWQFPQGGIKHGESPEQAMYRELQEEIGLRQEHVRILGRTRDWLRYEVPKQWIRREWRNTYRGQKQIWFMLRLTGRDTDVSLRASNHPEFDAWRWSDYWVPLDAVIEFKRGVYQQALVELSRFVFRHPADRQPKWAVPSDSLQS; this is translated from the coding sequence ATGCTCGATCGTGAAGGCTATCGCCCTAACGTCGGCATCATCCTGGTCAACAGCAGGAACGAGGTATTCTGGGGCAAGCGCATTCGAGAGCATTCTTGGCAGTTCCCGCAGGGCGGGATCAAACACGGCGAGTCGCCCGAGCAGGCGATGTACCGTGAGTTGCAAGAAGAGATCGGCCTGAGGCAGGAGCACGTCAGGATTCTCGGACGCACGCGGGACTGGCTGCGTTATGAGGTGCCGAAGCAGTGGATTCGGCGCGAATGGCGCAACACCTACCGCGGCCAGAAGCAGATCTGGTTCATGTTGCGCCTGACCGGAAGAGATACCGATGTCTCGCTGCGTGCCAGCAATCATCCCGAATTCGATGCATGGCGCTGGAGTGACTACTGGGTGCCGCTCGATGCCGTGATTGAATTCAAGCGCGGAGTGTACCAGCAGGCCTTGGTTGAGTTGTCTCGTTTCGTCTTTCGCCACCCGGCGGACCGACAGCCAAAGTGGGCTGTTCCGTCCGACTCCCTGCAGTCCTGA